One part of the Truepera radiovictrix DSM 17093 genome encodes these proteins:
- a CDS encoding quinone-dependent dihydroorotate dehydrogenase: MYKALRPLLFHLDPESAHDRAMALLEWTARHPGALRLVRAACALDDERLQTRAFGLRFPNPIGLAAGFDKNAVAVPTWAALGFGFVEVGSVTAHAQPGNPKPRLFRLPEDAALVNRMGFNNAGAAAVAARLAALRASGAIQVPLGVNLGKSRVTPLDDAPGDYVQSLGALWPHADYFAVNVSSPNTPGLRALQEAARLDELLGAVTAFAAAQPVQKPILLKLAPDLSEAELAEAAERAARYGLAGLIATNTTVSREGLRTPLDEAGGLSGKPLRARSLAVLRFLQGLGTGLPLVSVGGVASVDDVYERLAAGASLVQLYTGLVYEGPLLLKRLHRGLLRRLEHEGLASVEELARRHAPPPGF; the protein is encoded by the coding sequence GTGTACAAGGCGCTCCGCCCCCTCCTGTTCCATCTCGACCCCGAAAGCGCCCACGACCGCGCCATGGCGCTCCTCGAGTGGACCGCGCGGCACCCCGGTGCGCTGCGGCTCGTGCGCGCGGCGTGCGCTCTTGACGATGAGCGCCTCCAGACCAGGGCGTTCGGCCTTCGTTTCCCCAACCCCATCGGCCTGGCCGCCGGCTTTGACAAAAACGCCGTCGCCGTACCCACCTGGGCGGCCCTAGGCTTCGGGTTCGTCGAGGTCGGCAGCGTCACCGCGCACGCGCAACCCGGCAACCCCAAACCGCGCCTTTTTAGGCTGCCGGAGGACGCGGCGCTCGTCAACCGCATGGGTTTTAACAACGCCGGGGCGGCGGCCGTTGCGGCGCGCCTCGCGGCGCTGCGGGCTTCGGGTGCTATTCAGGTGCCGCTCGGGGTCAACCTGGGTAAGTCCAGAGTCACCCCCCTAGACGACGCGCCGGGGGACTACGTGCAGTCGCTAGGGGCGCTCTGGCCCCACGCCGACTACTTCGCCGTCAACGTCTCGTCGCCCAACACGCCGGGGCTGCGGGCTTTGCAGGAGGCCGCGCGGCTCGATGAGCTTTTGGGGGCCGTGACCGCTTTCGCCGCGGCGCAACCCGTCCAGAAGCCCATCTTGCTCAAGCTCGCCCCCGACCTCTCGGAGGCGGAGCTCGCCGAAGCGGCCGAACGCGCCGCTCGCTACGGGCTCGCGGGGCTTATCGCCACCAACACCACGGTGTCGCGGGAGGGTCTCAGGACGCCCCTCGACGAAGCGGGGGGGCTCTCCGGCAAACCGCTGCGGGCGCGGTCTTTGGCAGTGCTGCGCTTTTTGCAGGGCTTGGGGACGGGGTTGCCGCTCGTGTCGGTGGGCGGCGTCGCCAGCGTCGACGACGTTTACGAACGCCTCGCCGCGGGGGCGTCGTTGGTGCAGCTCTATACGGGTCTCGTCTACGAGGGACCGCTGCTCCTAAAGCGCCTTCACCGTGGGCTGCTAAGGCGGCTCGAGCACGAGGGTCTCGCTTCGGTCGAGGAGCTCGCGAGGCGGCACGCGCCGCCCCCTGGCTTCTAA
- a CDS encoding fasciclin domain-containing protein: MPNLVEVAVNAGNFQTLVKAVQAAGLEETLAGSGPLTVFAPTDEAFAKLPEGTVEGLLSDKEQLTKVLTYHVVSGKVTAADAQTLSSAKTVEGGELSIDTSDGVRVGGARVIQADIEADNGVIHVIDSVLLPG, translated from the coding sequence ATGCCGAACCTTGTCGAAGTCGCGGTCAACGCCGGTAACTTCCAGACGCTCGTCAAAGCGGTGCAGGCTGCGGGGCTTGAAGAGACCCTTGCGGGATCTGGCCCCCTGACGGTTTTTGCACCCACAGACGAGGCTTTTGCCAAGCTTCCCGAGGGGACGGTAGAGGGGCTTCTCAGCGACAAGGAGCAGCTTACCAAAGTTCTCACCTACCACGTCGTTTCCGGCAAAGTTACTGCCGCCGACGCGCAAACCCTCAGTAGCGCGAAAACCGTTGAGGGTGGCGAGCTCAGCATCGACACTTCAGACGGGGTCCGGGTCGGCGGGGCGCGCGTCATTCAGGCCGACATCGAAGCGGACAACGGTGTTATTCACGTGATCGATAGCGTTTTGCTGCCCGGCTGA
- the tnpA gene encoding IS200/IS605 family transposase, with product MEYRYGSHTVFNIEYHFVWVTKYRYKVLKGDIAERVRELVRQTCEAFEIRILSGVVSSDHVHILVSAPPTMAPSEIMRRIKGRSASKLFEEYPKLKARYWGRHFWARGYFCATVGQVTEEMIKSYLEHHFEPTREDNFRTED from the coding sequence ATGGAGTATCGCTATGGCAGCCATACCGTCTTCAACATCGAGTACCACTTTGTGTGGGTCACGAAGTACCGCTACAAGGTGCTGAAAGGGGACATAGCCGAGCGTGTTAGGGAGTTGGTGCGGCAAACCTGCGAGGCGTTCGAGATACGGATTCTGAGCGGAGTGGTGAGTAGCGACCACGTGCATATTCTGGTGAGTGCGCCGCCGACAATGGCGCCGAGTGAGATCATGCGGCGGATCAAAGGGCGAAGTGCGAGCAAGCTATTCGAGGAGTATCCGAAGCTAAAAGCACGTTATTGGGGGCGGCACTTTTGGGCTAGAGGGTACTTCTGTGCGACGGTGGGGCAAGTCACGGAAGAGATGATCAAGAGCTACCTGGAGCATCACTTCGAGCCGACCCGAGAGGACAACTTCAGGACAGAGGACTGA
- a CDS encoding SDR family oxidoreductase has translation METNLQGKTALITGGSKGIGYGVAEALVREGMNVTITARTQSEVEAAAERLSGVGPGRALGLTCNVRNFDEQRAVVEETVSTFGGLDVLVANAGVGHFAPVDELSLEQWHDVIDTNLTGVFYSVKAALDALKKGGGYVITISSLAGRNPMPGGAAYNASKFGLNGFSEAVMLDLRQHDIKVSYIMPGSVATHFNGHTPSEADAWKIQPEDIAEITLMLLKMPARTLPSRVEVRPSKPPTK, from the coding sequence ATGGAGACGAACCTACAAGGCAAGACCGCGCTGATCACCGGCGGCAGCAAGGGCATCGGTTACGGCGTCGCAGAGGCGCTCGTCCGGGAGGGGATGAACGTCACCATCACGGCCCGCACCCAGAGCGAGGTCGAGGCGGCGGCGGAGCGGCTGAGCGGCGTGGGGCCGGGGCGGGCGCTCGGGCTCACCTGCAACGTCCGCAACTTCGACGAGCAGCGGGCGGTCGTCGAGGAGACAGTGAGCACCTTTGGCGGCCTCGACGTGCTCGTCGCCAACGCCGGCGTCGGGCACTTCGCGCCGGTCGATGAGCTGAGCCTCGAGCAGTGGCACGACGTCATCGACACAAACCTCACGGGCGTCTTTTACAGCGTCAAGGCCGCTCTCGACGCGCTCAAAAAGGGCGGCGGCTACGTCATCACCATCTCGTCACTCGCGGGCCGCAATCCGATGCCGGGGGGCGCCGCGTACAACGCCTCGAAGTTCGGCCTAAACGGCTTTTCCGAGGCGGTGATGCTTGACTTGCGCCAGCACGACATCAAAGTCTCGTACATCATGCCCGGGTCGGTCGCCACGCACTTTAACGGCCACACGCCGAGCGAGGCGGACGCCTGGAAGATCCAACCCGAGGACATCGCCGAGATCACGCTGATGCTCCTCAAGATGCCCGCGCGCACGCTGCCGAGCCGCGTCGAGGTGCGCCCGAGCAAACCGCCTACGAAGTAG